The Acomys russatus chromosome 3, mAcoRus1.1, whole genome shotgun sequence genome has a window encoding:
- the Gnpnat1 gene encoding glucosamine 6-phosphate N-acetyltransferase isoform X1, whose amino-acid sequence MKPDDTPMFDPSLLRDVDWSENTVTFSPAISPTHPGEGLVLRPLCTADLNKGFFKVLGQLTETGVVSPEQFMKSFEHMKKSGDYYVTVVEDVTLGQIVATATLIIEHKFIHSCAKRGRVEDVVVSDECRGKQLGKLLLSTLTLLSKKLNCYKITLECLPQNVDFYKKFGYTVSEEKYMCRRHLN is encoded by the exons ATGAAACCTGATGACACTCCTATGTTTGACCCAAGCCTGCTCAGAGATGTTGACTGGAGCGAAAATACAGTCACGTTTTCTCCGGCCATCTCCCCAACGCATCCTGGAGAAGGCTTGGTTTTGCGGCCTCTTTGTACTGCCGACTTGAATAAAG GCTTTTTTAAGGTACTGGGTCAGTTGACGGAGACTGGCGTCGTCAGCCCTGAGCAGTTCATGA AGTCTTTTGAGCATATGAAGAAGTCCGGGGATTACTATGTCACAGTGGTGGAAGATGTGACCCTAGGGCAAATTGTTGCCACAGCGACTCTGATAATAGAACATAAATTTATCCACTCATGTGCTAAG AGAGGAAGAGTGGAAGATGTTGTCGTCAGTGACGAGTGCAGAGGGAAGCAGCTTGgcaaact GTTATTATCAACTCTTACTTTGCTAAGCAAGAAACTGAACTGTTACAAGATCACACTTGAATGTCTACCACAAAATGTTGATTTCTACAAAAAGTTTGGCTATACAGTATCTGAAGAAAAGTACATGTGTCGGAGACACCTAAACTAA
- the Gnpnat1 gene encoding glucosamine 6-phosphate N-acetyltransferase isoform X2, giving the protein MKPDDTPMFDPSLLRDVDWSENTVTFSPAISPTHPGEGLVLRPLCTADLNKESFEHMKKSGDYYVTVVEDVTLGQIVATATLIIEHKFIHSCAKRGRVEDVVVSDECRGKQLGKLLLSTLTLLSKKLNCYKITLECLPQNVDFYKKFGYTVSEEKYMCRRHLN; this is encoded by the exons ATGAAACCTGATGACACTCCTATGTTTGACCCAAGCCTGCTCAGAGATGTTGACTGGAGCGAAAATACAGTCACGTTTTCTCCGGCCATCTCCCCAACGCATCCTGGAGAAGGCTTGGTTTTGCGGCCTCTTTGTACTGCCGACTTGAATAAAG AGTCTTTTGAGCATATGAAGAAGTCCGGGGATTACTATGTCACAGTGGTGGAAGATGTGACCCTAGGGCAAATTGTTGCCACAGCGACTCTGATAATAGAACATAAATTTATCCACTCATGTGCTAAG AGAGGAAGAGTGGAAGATGTTGTCGTCAGTGACGAGTGCAGAGGGAAGCAGCTTGgcaaact GTTATTATCAACTCTTACTTTGCTAAGCAAGAAACTGAACTGTTACAAGATCACACTTGAATGTCTACCACAAAATGTTGATTTCTACAAAAAGTTTGGCTATACAGTATCTGAAGAAAAGTACATGTGTCGGAGACACCTAAACTAA